The following nucleotide sequence is from Mangifera indica cultivar Alphonso chromosome 1, CATAS_Mindica_2.1, whole genome shotgun sequence.
tttttcccttttattgaTGGCATTCAATATGGGAAATATGTGTTGACCCAATTTACTCCTATTCAAGTTCTTGTACAACCACTTGTACCAGCTATTAAAATCTTCAAAAGCTTCCCCTTCAATGGGTTTTTGGTCTTTTtaactttgtattttgttgtTGTTAGGAACAATAATTTTAGCAGATATGTTAGGTTTAATACTATGCAGGCTATTGTGCTAgatgttttgttaatttttcccGACCTTTTTGAGAGAACTTTTAATGTTAGAGATGGGTTTGGATTGGATTTGATGATGAGTTTGGATAGTACTGTGTTTTTGTTCCttttggtttctttgatttatgGCTCTTCTTCCTGTTTGCTAGGTCAAGTGCCCAGATTGCCTATTGTTGCTGAAGCAGCTGATAGACAAGTTCTTTGATTGCCCACTTGGGTTCTTTTGCTTTATATAATACAATGCTGTTTCAGCTATCGTTTTTTCTGCTTTAGCTGGTTTATGATTGTTCATCTCTTTGAGAGATAATGGGAAATTGGGAAATGTTGTTGTGTTGTTGAATTTAGTGGCTTGGCAATACAGAAAGGCCATTGTTCTGCAATTATATTGTCATTGTCATATTTATCTGGTTTCCtgttattgaatttgaattcagttGTAAACTTATTGTTTGATGGAAGTGTTAAAGAATTTAgctttatataataaaatgctGCTTCAGCTGTTGAATATGTCTTACTTATATTGATTTTGATTGGGAAGGTGATGGGAAATTTGAAAATGGTTGTTTGATGGAAGGGTTAAAGGATTTAGCTTTCCATAACACAATGTCCTTTCGGTTatggttttgtgttatagtttTTGGTTGGTTGGTTTGtgattgtttctttctttcaaagATGTTGGGAAACTAGGAAATGATGTGTCTTTCTATTGATGGGTAATTGCATTACTCATAGTCAAATCCCACATTAGTAAAATATGGTAGAGATGATAGGTTTGTATGAGTATCCTACATTGCTTAGAAATGATAAGGgaaaattagttaaatagtttgtgaacTCTTAAACTATCCAAATGTCTTTTGagttcaaatctaaccctatttATGTATACTGGTTTAGGGATTTATGCCAATCTCACGAGTTTTGAACAGAAATACCTGAATTTTCACTTCTGTGATATCTGTTAAAGGAAAGACCTTGCTTAAGTAAATGCAACTGAATTTGCACACTGGGAGATCCCTAGTCAAGTCTCCAGTAAATCTAgcacttctttctttttccgttcctacaaattaaaatcaaaccctGTCATCCTGGTCTGAGCAGTGTTTTATTTTACCCAAAATTCAACACTTAGATTGCCTTTCTCAAGATGCAAATGGTCCACCATCCCTCATAGCCATTTCTTTTCTAGATAGTCTAAACTCTTTGCTTGGTGTTCTTGAGATTGAAGGGAGCATTTGTTGTTCGAATAACACTATGTTATACCCATTAGTATCAAACCGTTGGTACATGAagtattattattgatattctgATAGACACTTCAATAAACTTGGAGATACTACATCCTTTCATGTTAAAAATTGTGCGCATTGAATGATGTTCCATGGAC
It contains:
- the LOC123213542 gene encoding protein TIC 20-v, chloroplastic — translated: MAMSNLFLSPPPPLFTLTNKLNRQTKVTRPRRASFTIVAKSQNNKNNNSADYPDRLISAVCYFFPFIDGIQYGKYVLTQFTPIQVLVQPLVPAIKIFKSFPFNGFLVFLTLYFVVVRNNNFSRYVRFNTMQAIVLDVLLIFPDLFERTFNVRDGFGLDLMMSLDSTVFLFLLVSLIYGSSSCLLGQVPRLPIVAEAADRQVL